The genomic interval AGCCATCCACATGATGTGATAATTACAAAAGAGTCACCAAACTACAGCATGAGATAATTTTAGAAAATTCTAAAAAGGGACATAATGGAAATTGTTTTAATAGTTTATGGTATTATTGTTGTATCTGGTGGGTTCGTGGCATATTCAAAAAACGACTACTTTTCTCGTGGATTTTTTATTTGTTTGTTAACAGGTGTTTTTGGCTTAGCTGTTTTAGTTAAATCCAAGCCAAGTTTAGCAAAAGATGATAATGAATATGATAAACATTATTGGCCTGGAAATTCCCATTATGCATTGCTTGCAACAGCGATCACATTTTTAATTGTTTTGTTTACTTATTGATCAAGTGGTTTAGTTTTTAAAAAGAGTACCATGAGTAATTTAAAAAAAGAAAAAATAGTCTTGATAAATAGAGTTTCATGGGAAGAATTTTTAAGAAGATCGACCTCTTTTGGAAAATTTTTCAACTGGGATCGTGATCTTTCTCTTCCACAAAAACGAGAACTTTATGAGAGGGGTAATGCTAAAAAAAATTGACCACATTGGAATTGCTGTAAAAGATTTGAATGAAATTCAAGAAACATTGTTAGAAGGATTTGACCTTTCACCGGAATTTTCTGAGCATGTAAAAGATCAAATGGTCGATGTGTTGGGATTTCATGTTGGTGAATCTACAATTGAATATTTATCACCGACTTCAGCCGAGTCACCAATCGCGAAATTTATTGAGAAAAAAGGCAGTGGCTTACATCATATTGCTTACCGTGTGGATAACCTGCAAAGAACCCTGGATCACTTGAAAAACAAGGGTTTCAGATTAATTGATGAAAGTCCGCGGGATGGGGCAGAAGGAAAACGTATTGCGTTTGTTCATCCTAAAAGCAGCAATGGAATCCTTATTGAGTTGTGCGAAGAAGAAAAGAAATAATAAAATATGCTTCCTTCCTTTTCAAAATTTGTTTTAAACCTAAAATCACTCATTTTATTACCGATAAATTCTGTGATAAGAAAACTAAACCCACGGAGTTTGAAAATGGAATTTAAAACTTTAAAACTGACAAAAGAAAAATTTGGTTACCCTGCGCTTTATCATTCAATAAAATACAGCTGTATTAACAAACTCCATTTTTATAAAGAGCTGCAAGGTATGACAGTTACAATGGACTCATTAGATCCAAAATATCTTGAAGGCAATGAAAAATACACCTATCGTTTTCTTACAAATGAAGAATTAAAAGAATACTCAAAAGACGAGAACAATTTTATATCCCCTGAATTTCTGGAACATGCAATTGAAAAAGGAGATTATTGCTACGCCGTATTAGATGGGGATGTTTTAGCAAGCTATGGTTGGTATTCAGCGAAACCAACTGAGATAAATGAAGAGCTGTCCCTCCATTTTGATGATAGTTGGATTTACATGTTTAAAGGATATACCTCTTTAGATTATCGCGGACAAAGGCTTCATGCAATTGGAATGGCCCGGTCTTTAAAAGCTTTTGCGGAGAAGGGTTTTAAGGGTATTATTTCATATGTTGAAACAAATAATTATGCCTCGTTACGATCTTGCGAGAGAATGGGATATAAAAACTTTGGTAAAGTCTGTATCAAAAAAACAAGAAGGGGCTTTAGAATTAATCCTGAAGAATCCTGTGCAGAATACAGCTTTACTGTAAAAGCGAAACACCCTTTCCATCATAATTAAAATTTTAGTTTCAATCTTTCTTTTAACTATTTTCGACCCTCTGTTCTAAATTTTCCGGACAGAGGGTTTTTATATTTAATCAATCCTCTTGTAAGCCATCATTTTCCTCAATAATTTATGGATCGTTTATTTAAAAATACCTGATATGACCTTAACTGAAAAACTGGCAAATTTACCCACCAAACCGGGATGTTATCTTTTTAAAGATAACGACGGTAAAGTACTTTATGTTGGCAAAGCTACTATCTTGCGAAACAGAGTACGATCGTATTTTCAAAAATCCAGGCCGCATGAACCGCGGCTTCAGGCACTTGTAAATAAGATCAGTGATGTTGAAATTTTTGTAGTGGATTCTGAGATTGAAGCGCTGATCCTTGAAAATAATCTTATTAAAGATCGTAAACCGCGTTTTAATGTAAATTTAAAAGATGACAAATCTTATCCCTTCATCCGTATTACCCATGAAGATTTTCCTCAGGTTTTTGTAACCCGTAAAATAATCCGCGATGGCTCTTCTTATTTTGGGCCATACACAGATGTAAAAAACCTGCGTTATACCTTAAAAACACTGCAGCGTATTTTCTTTGTGCGTTCATGCAAATACGATCTAAATCCAGATGTTTTGAGAAGAGGAAGTGTTAAACTTTGTCTCGATTTTTATATCAATAAATGTAAAGGGCCGTGCCAGTTAAAATTTTCAAAGAAAGAATACAACCGGGTAATTACCAAGGTACGCAGCTTTTTAAAAGGCAAGACAGATGAGTTGGTCAGGGATCTAAAATTGGAGATGGAACAGCAATCTGCAAACCTTGAGTTTGAAGAAGCAGCCAGAACACGCGATAAGTTGGCACTATTGGAAAGTTACCGAAATAACCAGAAGATGGTTCAAAGTGATTCACGTGACCGCGATGTTATTGTTGTTAAAAAAGAAGATAACGACGCTTGTGCTGTCCTCGTCAAAGTTCGCGATGGAAAAATTCTTGGCCGTGTCCATAAATATTTAAAGCAGACAGAATGGTTTAATGAAAAGGAATTACTTAACCGCTTTATAAATGATTATTACATTTCAACTGAAGATTATCCGCAGGATATTTTGGTGCAATATGAAATAGAAAGTTTAAAAGTAATTGAAGATTTTTTAAGTGAAAGCAGCCAAAGGAAAGTTAGTTTTATATTCCCGCAAATTGGTGAAAAGAAGAAACTAATTGATTTGTGTCTAAAAAATGCAGGCTATCTTTTGCAAGAATTAAAACTACAGCGTCTCAAAGCAAAGGATTATGTTCCGCATTCTGTCACTGCTTTACAGCGGGATTTAAGACTTGATAAACCGCCAAAACGAATAGAATGTTTTGACATTTCAAATATCCAGGGAACAGATCCTGTAGCTTCGATGGTTTGTTTTGTGGATGGAAAACCAAAAAAATCTGAATACAGAAAATTCAACATTCGCATTAAAAGTACACCGGATGATTTTGCCATGATGCGTGAAGCTGTTGAACGCCGTTATAGCCGTCTGAAAAAAGAGAACTTAGATTTCCCTGATTTAATTATAGTTGATGGTGGGAAAGGCCAGCTATCAAGTGCTTTTGCTATTCTAAAACAACTTGATAAAAAAGATCAACCCATAATTGGATTGGCAAAGCGTTTGGAAGAGGTTTTTTTTTCAGGAGTTACTGAAGCTCAAATGCTGCCAAAAACTTCATCCAGTTTAAGGTTAATTCAACAATTAAGAGATGAGGCCCACAGATTTGCGGTAACGGCGCACCGCAAACGGCGCAGCAAAAGGACACTTACATCGCAACTGGACGGCATTCAAGGAATTGGAGAAAACAGGCGAAATGCGCTGCTGAAAACATTTGGCTCCATAAAAAAAATTAAAGAGACATCATTGGAAGATTTGGTGAATATTGGTAAACTTCCACAGAAAACAGCTCAAAATGTATTTGAGTTTTTTAATAAACCGGGATAAGTGAAAATTGAATTTTAGTTCGTTTAGAGACCTATCTAAAAATCTTGAACTGTGTGAAAAGTTGTTTATTGATCACCAGATATTTTTGTTAAAAAAAGATTATGAGCAGGCATTGTTGATATTTGAACGGCTTTATGATATTAGAACGATACATCTGAAAATTATGGAAGAAAAACTGTTGCCCTTGTACGAATCAGCTTTAAACGAATTTCCTAAAGGCGGTAAGCCACTTTATTTTATCCGTGAGAAAAAACTCATCTTAAAAGATTTGAATAAGCAAATGCGTTTTTTAGGCCAATTTGTTTTACATCCTGAGAAGGTTGAATTAAACTTAGTTAAATTGTTTGAAGAATATGCCTGGCTTAAGGATTTACTAGACCATCATGATGCACGTGAAAAGGCTTTTTTATTTCCAACTCTGGAAAAAGAACTTCCGGACGAACAGAAGAAAAATCTTTTAGAAATGGTTGCAATGGACTACCCGGATTTAAATTTAAGATTTGATTTATGAATGATTTAAAAGAACACCAAAACCTTTGTAATAAGTTTTTAGATCGGTTTAATTTAATCCAACAAAAAATGCTTGATTTGAATTTAGCTGAGGCACATAAAAATTTTGAAGTGTTTTACAAGGAAGCTGAAGAATATTTTAAAGGAATTGCCAAGTCAATTATAAATGCGAAAAGGGGTGAAGAAAAATTCCTTCTAAAAAAGCAAACTGCTTTGTTGTTAAAAAATATAGATTTATTAAATACAGAAAATAAAAGATTACCTGAATTGAACGAGTCTCAGATAATCCTTCATTTTGAAAAGCAATTGGTTTTTAAAAAAATTTTAAAACGGCAAATTACTCATCTTTAGTATGCTACGGATTTTCTTGAATTATGAGTTGGGTGAACTGAGATTTTAGTTTATTTAATTTGGGTCAATATAATTATAAATGTCTTTTTTTCATCCGTGTGAATGTTTCTATTCTGTGTGTGGAAATACTTTTCACAATCCCCATAAAGAGCCCGTTTAACAAAAAATTTGTTAATAGAGTATTTTCTTTTTCATTTTTTATGAGTAGGTCCCATTTACGGGATAATTGGCTTGCTTTTTCTTTTTCCCGGTAGAACGTTTTTAGTGGAGAAATAATTCGCGATAAGTCATCTGCAAATTGTTTTTTTACTGCAGGATAAAATTTATACTTTTGAAATTTTTGCTCAAACAATTGAAATTCAATATACCGTGTTGGTTTATCAATATCGATTTTCAATTTTTCGACAGTCCATTTTGCAAATTCAATTCTATTCTTATGAGACTTCCAAAATTTTGGATCGATGTTTGCAAACTCCCATGGCCTAAAACGTCCTGGCCATGTTGCTGAGAGGACATAATAAATATTACAGCTATACTTTTTCTCAAATAAACCCGCCAATCCAAAACGGCTAAAAGTTTTACGATTTAAATTACCTAAGTAAAAATGCATTGGCAGGTCATCAATTTCCCAACCGAGTTTTTTTACCATCCATTTTATTGCCCGGTGTGCATTTTCATCGGTCCAGAATTCCTTTTTAGTAATTGTAGTCTGCCATGGCTCAATCCACGGATATGCTTCCAATAAGGCTTTGGAAACTGAGTTATAGTGGTTTGTAAAAAGATAAGAAAAACCATTTTCGATGAAATCTTTTTTTGAAACAATAAATTTCCCAACAGTTTGAGGATGAATGTTCATTTTTTTTTCTACAAGCCATTTTACAGCTTTAACTCTGTTCGGTTTATAGCCCCAATGTCCGCTGTTAATTTTGTTTTTCCTCCAAGCTGGTAACAGGGAAGGGAAG from Calditrichota bacterium carries:
- the mce gene encoding methylmalonyl-CoA epimerase → MLKKIDHIGIAVKDLNEIQETLLEGFDLSPEFSEHVKDQMVDVLGFHVGESTIEYLSPTSAESPIAKFIEKKGSGLHHIAYRVDNLQRTLDHLKNKGFRLIDESPRDGAEGKRIAFVHPKSSNGILIELCEEEKK
- a CDS encoding DUF4046 domain-containing protein — translated: MENHKKFQGKYDCAFNLCSNLLCAKLKSRGISSETENITLIQSVLNSPDIVEYLVNNDFDESHLKPLLLNAIETTRKQLFPDLAKKRFISVDKIYSEIPSVSFSETNTVSSNERNPTQLSTKSKEYLNKISSLFKKKHQILHLSKESLEIVERNIDTVSRFFPLGNIPDISLINVNQPLSGDEIINIYKSVLCGIERKYPVNFLKYEAFKRCAILIQFLVHEVLNIKKDDILGSVTKEVIRQNKLQNVLRLFNYSAKRVCINAFPSLLPAWRKNKINSGHWGYKPNRVKAVKWLVEKKMNIHPQTVGKFIVSKKDFIENGFSYLFTNHYNSVSKALLEAYPWIEPWQTTITKKEFWTDENAHRAIKWMVKKLGWEIDDLPMHFYLGNLNRKTFSRFGLAGLFEKKYSCNIYYVLSATWPGRFRPWEFANIDPKFWKSHKNRIEFAKWTVEKLKIDIDKPTRYIEFQLFEQKFQKYKFYPAVKKQFADDLSRIISPLKTFYREKEKASQLSRKWDLLIKNEKENTLLTNFLLNGLFMGIVKSISTHRIETFTRMKKRHL
- a CDS encoding GNAT family acetyltransferase, producing the protein MEFKTLKLTKEKFGYPALYHSIKYSCINKLHFYKELQGMTVTMDSLDPKYLEGNEKYTYRFLTNEELKEYSKDENNFISPEFLEHAIEKGDYCYAVLDGDVLASYGWYSAKPTEINEELSLHFDDSWIYMFKGYTSLDYRGQRLHAIGMARSLKAFAEKGFKGIISYVETNNYASLRSCERMGYKNFGKVCIKKTRRGFRINPEESCAEYSFTVKAKHPFHHN
- a CDS encoding excinuclease ABC subunit C is translated as MTLTEKLANLPTKPGCYLFKDNDGKVLYVGKATILRNRVRSYFQKSRPHEPRLQALVNKISDVEIFVVDSEIEALILENNLIKDRKPRFNVNLKDDKSYPFIRITHEDFPQVFVTRKIIRDGSSYFGPYTDVKNLRYTLKTLQRIFFVRSCKYDLNPDVLRRGSVKLCLDFYINKCKGPCQLKFSKKEYNRVITKVRSFLKGKTDELVRDLKLEMEQQSANLEFEEAARTRDKLALLESYRNNQKMVQSDSRDRDVIVVKKEDNDACAVLVKVRDGKILGRVHKYLKQTEWFNEKELLNRFINDYYISTEDYPQDILVQYEIESLKVIEDFLSESSQRKVSFIFPQIGEKKKLIDLCLKNAGYLLQELKLQRLKAKDYVPHSVTALQRDLRLDKPPKRIECFDISNIQGTDPVASMVCFVDGKPKKSEYRKFNIRIKSTPDDFAMMREAVERRYSRLKKENLDFPDLIIVDGGKGQLSSAFAILKQLDKKDQPIIGLAKRLEEVFFSGVTEAQMLPKTSSSLRLIQQLRDEAHRFAVTAHRKRRSKRTLTSQLDGIQGIGENRRNALLKTFGSIKKIKETSLEDLVNIGKLPQKTAQNVFEFFNKPG